A window of Saccharomyces paradoxus chromosome XIII, complete sequence genomic DNA:
CCTGCGCCCTTCAACTTGTTGTACTGCTCCTGGTAGTCGTGTTTTTCGGTTCCATCACTGATGCCAACCTTGCCGTCCTTGTCTTTACTGGCCATTTCCTTAAAGGCATCACTCACCACCTTCGCATCGCCttgcaatttttcttttgagctctgaaatatttcattCACTTTTTGCTGATCTGTATTCATTCTAGATATATTGATTGTAgaagtttcttttgtttgttcATTAAAATAAAGCTGAATAGCGAGACCTTGAATAGAGTTTTTATTCTACTTAGCATTATATAGATAATTCTGGCCGGGGGCCGGTTGCCCCTGAGATTGCCGATATTAATAAGGCGTAGTGCTCTAAGATTAATCTAGCCACTTCAgattttcaacaaattcttTTAGGCATTACGTGCTGCTACTTCATATGATCGGCACCCTCCCTTAAGCCTCCCCTAACCGCTTTCGGTACCCCTTTGGGACAACTTTCTCTTACTCTTCCGTAATTGACTTGTATGTTATGTTCAGTATTATTGGAGGTTTATACCATACGTTTGGGTTTTTAGGAAATTTAAACGGCTCATATAGCGATTGGTATGGGAGTAAAGAATTAGCGTACTTCCAAAGGGAGCAGGCAGTACGTACAAAGATAGATGATCATGAATGAACACAGCGCAAAGTGCACAGAATGATGGGACTGAATGAGAAATGATATCCCTCAAATGCAGTATTACAAACGTATATAAACCGCCTTAATTTTGCCCCAAAATATTCTCCCGCCAGGCGTTCTTAATCTTCGTATATGTAGTTTTGACTTTAGTAGAGAAGTatagtaaaaaatataGTTAAGATGTCTAATATGATGAATAAGTTCgctgaaaaattacaagGTAACGATGATTCCCACGAGAAGGGGAAGAACTCCAAATCCTCCAACAAGGAGAGAGATAACATGAACATGGGCATGGGTATGGGCCAGGGTCAGCCCGAAGGAAGAATGAAGATGGGCCAGGATCAATctgaaacaaaaatgaaCGCTGGCAGAGGTATTGCAAATGACTGGAAGACTTAcgaaaatatgaaaaaatagtgTAATGTGT
This region includes:
- the SIP18 gene encoding Sip18p (Phospholipid-binding hydrophilin~similar to YMR175W), yielding MSNMMNKFAEKLQGNDDSHEKGKNSKSSNKERDNMNMGMGMGQGQPEGRMKMGQDQSETKMNAGRGIANDWKTYENMKK
- the PAI3 gene encoding Pai3p (Cytoplasmic proteinase A (Pep4p) inhibitor~similar to YMR174C); the encoded protein is MNTDQQKVNEIFQSSKEKLQGDAKVVSDAFKEMASKDKDGKVGISDGTEKHDYQEQYNKLKGAGHKRE